In the Synergistaceae bacterium DZ-S4 genome, ATCTGCCCACGAAGCAAGAAAAAGAAGCGGTTTCAAAGTAATATATGGACCTGTAAGGGCGGAGGACATTCCCTATTTTCTTGACAACAGGCTGACTCTCAAAGCGGATATGCGGAAAGTCCGGTTTACAATTTTCGACAGATTAGTTCTGACGCCTGTTGAGTTCGTCATTGCCATGGAACTGATGCTAAAGGTTTTCGGGGCAATGGCAATCCTCTCTGCTTTAGGTATTCTGCCGGTCGAAAGGGCAGATTATCTTGGGCTGATGGGGGCGACCTTTATGGGAACTTTTATATCACCCCTTCTTCTTCCCTGGATACCTGGAAGGGCCTTTTCTTTAAAAGGAATGGTGACAGGGTTGGTATGGGCCATATCGGCAGTCCTCTTTTTGTTTTTGAGGGGAAATGCCAATTGGCTCCAGTTCTTTTCATATATGTTGATCCTCCCCTCTCTGTCGGCTTTTTTCACAATGAACTTTACCGGTTCGTCTACATATACGTCGCTGTCGGGAGTGGAAAAAGAGATGAAGGCAGCACTTCCTCTGATAATTGCTGCACTGACTGCAGGGATCCTGATCAGGATAGTTTCGTACTTCATATAGTCATTTAAGTTGGTCTAAAGGAGAAGACAAATGGGTTTTAAGTATCTAAAGGGAGTCGCTGCATTAAAACTTGATAGGGACAAATGCATCGGGTGCGGCATGTGCGGGACCGTATGTCCCCATGCCGTCTTTACGATAAGTGATAATAAGGCCCGCATCAACGACATCGATCTCTGTATGGAATGCGGAGCCTGTTCCATGAATTGCCCCGTCTCGGCATTAACGGTAAGAAAAGGTGTAGGATGTGCATATGCAGTGCTCATGGGGATGTTTAGCGGGAATAAAGACGGAGAAGGTCCGTCCTGCGGCGGCTCGGGCTGCTGCGGATAGTATTGGATAAATAATGCATGCATGGATCGCAGAGTTTTCAACAATTTGTGGTTCAACTCCCTCCTGTTGTCACCATTCTGACTGATTTGGATATATAATCTACCGGAACAAAAAATATTAAGGAACGGTGTTTGATTTTGATCCGCACTCTTGCCCCTGTTATGCTTCTTCTTGTATCCAATATATTTATGACCTACGCATGGTATGGGCACCTTAAACATATGGGTTCTAAACCCCTTA is a window encoding:
- the hgcA gene encoding mercury methylation corrinoid protein HgcA, which gives rise to MTACCSENQTLSASLTIKDRLGSWKARWGIGRMDHSMKAGLYAMGCPDGHSPVLVTSNYKMTVDRVRENLGGRDLWLMVLDTEGINVWCAAGKGTFGTEELVSRIDETGLRGKVTHRELILPQLGATGVSAHEARKRSGFKVIYGPVRAEDIPYFLDNRLTLKADMRKVRFTIFDRLVLTPVEFVIAMELMLKVFGAMAILSALGILPVERADYLGLMGATFMGTFISPLLLPWIPGRAFSLKGMVTGLVWAISAVLFLFLRGNANWLQFFSYMLILPSLSAFFTMNFTGSSTYTSLSGVEKEMKAALPLIIAALTAGILIRIVSYFI
- the hgcB gene encoding mercury methylation ferredoxin HgcB; translation: MGFKYLKGVAALKLDRDKCIGCGMCGTVCPHAVFTISDNKARINDIDLCMECGACSMNCPVSALTVRKGVGCAYAVLMGMFSGNKDGEGPSCGGSGCCG